The Drosophila nasuta strain 15112-1781.00 chromosome 2L, ASM2355853v1, whole genome shotgun sequence genome window below encodes:
- the LOC132798558 gene encoding uncharacterized ENTR1 family protein yields the protein MAENTLTEGDKPPLEATMKKESQDDAAAKPLKMSFADWKKCKEAEANNETECEAAATTTTGRNGRQQNQNKYDKQHSFNGNGNRNNNNNNHHHNINNNNNNGFSPMNRPPPLPFPLMSMGFSNFGPGPGPCGPPPMMPPQHGNMMGPGPGPRKNQRALQAPPFWQDMMSPQHRSPPIQPPMPKCPSLWNLVPKDKGNNNNAQRQGNNNKNKQQNQPNKKYKTNNTPNSTSKDAALMPPPPVPGTTAGNSNSNSTTSNQNTASPTKAVVKKKKNGGTFVQIDGKWIQRPEAPPPLEEAPPGTKEDRQRQWREYRQAMKPFKNREFHNWKRTVQRLSKLPRNELDERQLERLQKAEDYIGAHKAMLTVKHAEHWVQQNTHKTDATGGQVYVRKQAVTSWERKDNPNTFHRGMLPMRNKQQTFGTGRAIKGGIGGELTTTTSGTTGQPAGVIGAPPPPPPIGQFPDITAGYFSQSQGYNSNVYGGQDVAITAAGSGSSSGNNGSSNPFYASYNTNFVKGGTLLPP from the coding sequence ATGGCCGAAAATACGCTCACTGAAGGCGACAAACCGCCTTTGGAGGCGACGATGAAAAAAGAATCTCAGGACGATGCAGCCGCCAAGCCGCTGAAAATGTCTTTTGCAGATTGGAAAAAGTGCAAGGAGGCTGAAGCCAACAATGAGACGGAATgcgaggcagcagcaacaacaacaacaggacgCAATGGACGACAACagaatcaaaacaaatatgaCAAGCAACACAGCTTTAATGGCAACGGCAAtcgcaataacaacaataacaatcatcatcataacatcaacaataataataacaatggaTTCTCACCCATGAATCGGCCGCCTCCGCTGCCTTTTCCCCTTATGTCCATGGGATTCAGCAACTTTGGACCCGGTCCCGGACCCTGTGGACCGCCCCCAATGATGCCACCTCAACACGGCAACATGATGGGTCCTGGTCCAGGCCCGCGCAAGAATCAAAGGGCGTTGCAAGCGCCGCCTTTTTGGCAGGACATGATGTCGCCACAGCATCGCTCACCGCCCATTCAACCGCCCATGCCCAAGTGTCCCAGTTTGTGGAATCTCGTGCCCAAGGAcaagggcaacaacaacaacgctcAGCGACAggggaacaacaacaagaacaagcaACAGAatcaaccaaacaaaaaatataaaaccaacaacaccCCAAACAGCACTTCAAAGGATGCAGCACTGATGCCGCCGCCTCCAGTACCAGGAACAACAGCAGgaaacagcaatagcaacagcaccACGAGCAACCAAAATACAGCATCGCCCACTAAAGCAGTggtgaagaagaaaaagaatgGGGGAACATTTGTACAAATCGATGGAAAGTGGATACAACGACCCGAGGCGCCGCCACCACTCGAAGAGGCACCTCCCGGCACCAAGGAGGATCGACAGCGCCAGTGGCGCGAGTATCGACAGGCGATGAAACCGTTCAAGAATCGTGAATTTCACAATTGGAAACGCACCGTGCAACGGTTGAGCAAATTGCCGCGCAATGAACTCGATGAACGGCAGCTGGAACGTTTGCAAAAGGCCGAGGACTACATTGGTGCCCACAAGGCGATGTTGACTGTGAAGCATGCCGAGCACTGGGTGCAGCAGAATACACATAAAACCGATGCCACTGGTGGACAGGTTTATGTGCGCAAACAGGCGGTGACCAGCTGGGAGCGCAAGGATAACCCGAATACATTTCACCGCGGAATGTTGCCGATGcgcaacaaacagcaaacctTTGGAACAGGACGTGCTATCAAAGGTGGCATTGGTGGGGAGCtgacaacaacgacatcaGGAACAACTGGTCAGCCAGCTGGCGTCATTGGTgcgccgccaccgccaccaccaATTGGACAGTTTCCCGATATAACTGCTGGTTACTTTAGCCAATCTCAGGGGTACAACAGCAATGTGTACGGTGGCCAGGATGTCGCCATCACTGCCGCAGGCTCCGGAAGCAGTAGTGGCAACAACGGCAGTAGTAATCCATTTTATGCTAGCTACAACACCAATTTCGTTAAGGGTGGCACTTTGCTGCCACCCTAG
- the LOC132798557 gene encoding vacuolar fusion protein MON1 homolog A gives MEIDQTPPNAATSDTNSACGEFMDAESEPEQDERELSAGDLYQEAELEAEAEQQRHSIISELRDELSTRSRPRSALSPDGDGPGAAAGQSRDLAASVESLALSTSTSARTEDSGSSNALDEDAFDYQHDSVWRGQKKHIFILSEAGKPIYSLHGNEDKLVTLFGVIQALVSFVQLGQDAITSIHAGGIKFAFMQRNSLILVAASRTNMSIQQLQLQLSDVYYQILSTLTYSHISKIFEKRKNFDLRRHLTGSERLIYNLLANDSSNARVSNNIFTFLTNSIRVFPLPTTVRSTIVSAIQSNCSKIKKLVFAVLIANNKLIALVRMKNHSIHPADLRLIFNLIECSESFKNSENWTPICLPKFDMNGYLHAHVSYLTDDCPACLLLMSVDRDAFHTLSEAKERITEKLRRSLCLQAIKDELQQPYNAKLYQQVVNIPDLRHFLYKPKATAQLLCPMLRHPYKSLQEFERLEAIYCSVLHRIHNTARPLKLIYEVKEREVVLAWVTATYELYAVFDSIVDKATVIKNVDKLIKWIEKEYDVYFIRNHATF, from the exons atGGAAATTGACCAAACGCCCCCAAATGCCGCCACATCCGACACGAATTCAGCGTGTGGAGAGTTCATGGATGCGGAGAGTGAGCCAGAGCAAGACGAACGCGAGCTCAGCGCTGGCGATCTCTACCAGGAGGCGGAACTTGAAGCAGAGGCTGAGCAACAGCGTCATAGTATTATCTCGGAGCTGCGTGATGAGCTGAGCACGCGTTCGAGACCACGTTCGGCGCTCAGCCCAGACGGCGATGGCCCAGGGGCAGCTGCGGGACAATCTAGAGATTTAGCTGCTTCCGTAGAATCGCTGGCGCTGAGCACTTCAACGAGCGCCAGGACCGAGGATAGTGGCTCATCAAATGCATTGGACGAAGATGCCTTTGATTATCAGCATGACAGCGTGTGGCGTGGTCAGAAGAAgcacatatttatattgagCGAGGCGGGCAAACCAATTTATTCGCTGCATGGAAACGAGGATAAGCTTGTCACATTATTTGGCGTCATACAGGCGCTGGTAAGTTTTGTACAGCTTGGTCAAGATGCCATAACATCTATACATGCGGGCGGCATTAAGTTTGCCTTCATGCAGCGTAATTCGCTGATTCTTGTGGCTGCCTCCCGCACCAATATGAGCATTCAACAGTTGCAACTTCAACTTAG CGACGTATACTATCAAATACTCTCCACGCTCACCTATTCAcacatttctaaaattttcgaGAAGCGCAAGAACTTTGATTTAAGGCGACATCTAACCGGTAGTGAACGTTTAATCTACAATCTGCTGGCGAACGACAGCAGCAATGCCAGGG TCAGTAACAATATCTTCACATTTTTGACCAACTCTATACGCGTCTTTCCACTGCCAACAACTGTGCGTTCGACTATTGTGAGCGCCATACAAAGCAATTGCTCAAAGATCAAGAAACTGGTGTTTGCCGTGCTGATAGCCAACAATAAATTGATTGCTTTGGTGCGGATGAAGAACCATTCCATTCATCCGGCGGACTTGCGTTTGATCTTCAATCTTATTGAGTGTTCGGAGTCGTTCAAGAACTCCGAAAATTGGACTCCGATTTGTTTGCCCAAATTCGATATGAATGGTTATTTGCATGCACATGTTTCTTATCTCACAGATGATTGTCCGGCCTGCCTGCTCCTCATGTCGGTAGATCGTGATGCATTCCACACATTGTCCGAAGCCAAGGAGCGCATCACGGAAAAGCTACGTCGCAGTCTTTGTCTTCAGGCCATCAAGGATGAGCTACAACAGCCGTACAATGCGAAGCTATATCAGCAGGTGGTCAACATACCCGATTTGAGGCATTTTCTGTACAAGCCAAAGGCAACGGCTCAATTGCTGTGCCCCATGCTAAGGCATCCATACAAATCTTTGCAAGAATTTGAGCGCCTCGAGGCCATCTATTGCAGCGTGTTGCATCGCATACACAACACTGCAAGGCCCCTGAAATTAATCTATGAGGTGAAGGAACGAGAAGTCGTGCTTGCTTGGGTAACAGCCACCTATGAACTGTATGCCGTGTTTGATTCGATTGTGGACAAGGCAACAGTCATTAAGAATGTAGACAAGCTAATCAAATGGATCGAAAAGGAATACGATGTGTATTTCATACGTAACCATGCGACCTTCTAA
- the LOC132798561 gene encoding small ribosomal subunit protein uS2m, whose translation MLRKTFNNLPRFGQLCARQVRPQSTQVAAAGATNDVEPEDISNVEERILKHADYFQVHNLFTVRDLFNARVHYGHKEGSLDDRMRPYLYGSRLGHLIFDLDKTAAHLRDALNVAAHIAFRDGIILFFNRNALNAQLVEQKAREAGEFSHTRFWRGGIFTNANVQFDAVTRLPDLCIFLNTQNNVLTQHTAVRDSAKMAIPTIGIVDSNCNPNLITYPVPGNDDSPAAVELYCNLFKEAIWRGKRKRRELLGLPPLEEGSSSKDRRSRSFVKKN comes from the exons ATGTTGAGgaaaacttttaataatt TGCCTCGCTTTGGCCAACTGTGCGCACGCCAAGTACGTCCACAAAGCACACAAGTTGCAGCCGCCGGGGCCACAAATGACGTCGAACCCGAGGACATTTCCAACGTTGAAGAGCGCATTTTAAAACATGCCGACTACTTCCAGGTACACAATCTGTTCACAGTGCGAGATCTGTTTAACGCACGCGTCCACTATGGCCACAAAGAGGGCTCTCTTGACGATCGCATGCGTCCATATCTCTATGGGAGTCGCCTGGGACACCTGATCTTCGATTTGGACAAAACGGCCGCCCATTTGCGTGATGCTCTCAATGTTGCGGCACACATTGCCTTTCGCGATGGTATCATCTTGTTCTTCAATCGCAACGCCCTCAACGCTCAGTTGGTGGAGCAGAAAGCGAGGGAGGCGGGAGAATTCTCGCACACACGCTTCTGGCGTGGCGGCATCTTTACCAACGCCAATGTACAGTTCGATGCAGTGACTCGGCTGCCTGACTTATGTATTTTCCTCAACACGCAAAACAATGTGCTCACCCAGCATACGGCTGTGCGAGACTCTGCCAAAATGGCCATACCCACAATTGGCATTGTGGACAGCAATTGCAATCCCAATTTAATCACGTATCCGGTGCCCGGTAATGACGATTCGCCTGCTGCCGTCGAGCTCTATTGCAATCTGTTCAAGGAGGCCATATGGCGTGGCAAGCGAAAGCGCCGCGAACTTCTAGGGCTACCGCCACTGGAGGAAGGATCGTCATCCAAGGATCGACGCAGTCGCAGTTTTGTTAAGAAGAACTAG